The nucleotide window ATTCGCCTTAATCTAGTGTCTTCTGCAGGTGGTGAAGGTGTGGCCTTTGGGGACTCAACGGGCTCTGGTGGTGGCTCGGgactttctttctttcccagTAGACCACCTTCACCAAAGAAACTACTCACGGAGGATGTAAGCCCAGCCCCCATCACCTTACTGATGGTATCAAAAGTTCCACCAGATCTCTCCTTCATTATAATTTCAAGGGCTTCTTTGTGTGCAGGGTCAAGCGCATCAGAGTCTCTAAATAAGTTCTGTATTGCAGGCATAAGAAAGTCCCGAACACTATTTGCTGAAATATCTGGATTAATTACGtatatttgaaatcaatatCAGCAACATATTACAAAAGCTGAAAATTCTGGAACATAGGGTTACGAATATAAACTATAACTGTAGGTCATTGTTTTAACATCATAGTAGGTCATCAAAAGTCCGCACACATATTACCAATCAGTTAAGAATCCTATGAAGCTACAGTTTGGCATGGCGCGATTTGTTAGGGCGCCACCAAAAACTAGTTTCGACACATGATTGTAAAGTTCCAACTATGTACACAAGGTCATTAAAGTGAAAACTGATATAATCTAGGGATATCTTGCTTTTACATAAACATATGGTTTCAAGCATGGCTGCTCAAAAACTTAGAAGAACTGGTGATCTGTGTATTATTTTGACATTATAGTCGTTTAATATTTGATGTTTGTTTGCATGCTAAAGAAACATAATCTCGTTTAGAGTAAAATTAGGGATAAAAAATGCATACGATTCTCTTTGATAAAACGCATAACGTATTTAAGTCTGAAAATAATCTAGGTAATCAGACCAAATTTCTTTTACATGTTCCCAAGAAGTGTACAAGTGTCATGTTCTATATATATGAAGGAAGTGAAAGATAATGTAGCTCAAGGTGTGTAATGGTGCAGAAAGGGAAGAGAAATTAATAAACTAACAATATATAGAACATCTGGgtcataagaaaaagaaaacctgTTGCATCCAGAGCACGGATTGCTTCACAAAATGCATTGACTCTCTCACGCCGGCGCATCAAGTCACTTGAAGGTGGAGTGGCCGTCAGTTGAAAAATCTTGGACAAAAGATGTACATGATGTCAAAGAAACAAAGTAACCCAATGATTATTCAATAATGAATCCAATAGAAAATTTCCCAACCAACTAAATAAGGTGTGTGTGCTTATGAACACATTGCTGAAAATGTGCTACTAGTAATTTTGAGTAAGCATGTAGAGGATATAATCTTTAAGTCTATCCGTTGTATGTGGTACAGCAACCACCAATGCACGAACCACAGCAATGGCAGCTTCATGAGATCCATCTTCAAGAAAAGCATCCATTTGAACACGTATCTTATCAACAATCTGGGAGGTTTTATTTTGGTCAGCCAGATGTATGAAAACTGTTCGATTAAGTAAGCTAATATCTTAATTGCAGAAGGAAGAGAACTCATACCATGTCATTTCTAAAATTTTGGGCCACTGCTCCAAAGGCATCTATGCTTGCATACTTCACACTCAAGTTTTGGTCAGAACCCACTAGGGCAGGTAATATATGAGTAGATGCAACTTTCGCATCGATATATGGAACCTATAAACGAAGGaaaccaattaattatttcttaACCAGACACATAAAGAAATTAGGACTCCAAGAATGGATAGACTTACAATGACTTTCAACAGATTGGCAGCATTTATTTTCATATCTATGTTAGAGCTGACAACCATTTCCCAGAGTAAATTAAATATCATACCGTGATGATCTTCAAATGTGCTGCATATGGAAAGCCCTTCAGTCAAAATTAAGTTACAAAAAGTTAGTCGTAAAAGGTATTTATTGCTTTTCTAACCAAAGGAACCGAACAGCATCAACAATCTCAGCATTGTACTTCATAGATTGATTTGGAACACCTTCAACTAATAACTTTCTCAGGTACTCCGCTAATTGTTCATGCTTGCTTGGACCACCCAAAACACAAGCCAAGAGAAGAGGTAGGACACACATAGTAGCCAATCTCTTAGCCACAGCCGTTCTTGGCCTCAAACTTGTTATGTAGATAAAATCCACAATTAAGAGCACACACAACACTGGTGTGAAAGGATTTCAAGTAACTTTAAAGTTATTACCTTTGATTCCGGAATGCGTTGCAGATGGGAAAAATGTCAATTCAGCTTCTTCCCCTACAGCTAACAAGAATACAGGCAGCATTATGTGTGTCAAATAAGAATCCCCGTAGAGTTCTGATACAGCCAATAGAAACTGCATTACCAACATTTAGATCAGAAACAATTAATAAAGTATTGTTGATGATGTAATATAAAAAAGACACCAAAGACAGAGAAAGATACCTTGGTGATTTGGTTTCGCAAATTGTCCTCTTTTGGAGGTAACAAGCATGCGAGCTGTATTAAAGCAGGAAAGCAGTCGGCATGTAGCCACTCAAATGCAGGCAATTGAACATGTCCACTACCGAGTTAACAAAATTCTCATAAGCAGTTATAGTAAATCAATTTAACAATATCACTACCTAAAGACAAAAGTCAAACGGCTATGTTCTGTCAGAAAATAGTAGACAGGCCTGAAAAaagaatatataacaaagtaaaataaaataaaaaggaaaaaggagaaaagagcTTACCCTGCATACAATTCAAGGAAAGATTTAGAAAATATTGTTCCAGTTGTTTTGGGATCAGAAGAAACTGGGCACTTCTCAATTGCTTTCTGGTGCACATACGGAAGAATTTCCTCTAGCATTCGTAGTAAAACATCAACATTCCAGCGTTCTCGTTCACCTAGAACACGAAGATGTGACTCCATAGAACCTTCAACGCCCGAAAGAGGAGGACAGCGCTGCAATGTCACAAGGATGCAAATTAAAGAAAGTATCATTAGAAAGACCTTCGTCATAAGTGGAAAATATAATCAAACAGAAACTAACCTGAACCGAGCTTGATATATGAGAGAGTAAACTCTTAAGATATGGTCTAATTTGTTTCCCCACTTGTTTACTGCAGGGACTAATTGTTTAAGCGTCGTTTCCACCACCACTCCAGAGGGATCACAGACCAATTGGAACATCAACTCCTCGAcctataaataaaaatacagtAAAATATTGGAGAAACAGATCCTTGACTACtttatccatttatttcttGTCAGTCATCATATTATGAGGAGAAAATTCTCCATGCCCTAGACCATGTGGCATCAACCTGTTCTAGAGCTTACATTGTAGCCATTTCTGTCAAGTCAGAATTCCTCTCAATGAGAGCCTCTGAAGCATATTAGTGAGGCTGACCTTGAAATATTTGTCCATGGTCGGGAAGAGTGGAAGCAGCAATGCAAGATTATGTGCAGCAGCCTCCCGGACAACAGTTGCAGAATCTTCTATGAATTGTTGAACAATGGACAATATAAGAGAATCACGAATCTCAGGCCGGACAAACTCTGCAAACTCTCCACATGATTGAGCAACTAGCAGCCTGCGTTCCTCATACATATGATTTATCTGCAACCCACAAACCGGAGAAACATAAGAAAAACTTATCAGAAATATGAAAAGGTTAGACACGATCCTCTTCTCTCAAGGCGGGGCTCAAACTTACTTGTTCCCAACACTGGGGAAGCATTTCTGTTTCTGTTCTCATCTCTCCTACATTTTTAGCAAGGTTAACACATGCCTGAAATGCAGTCAAAAGATTCAGGAACAAGTCCAAAACAATGCAGCTATATTACAAATAATGTGGTAGTTTGAATATTAGCCTACATCCATTATAATTCTTCTCTGCTGCTCATCTGGGCGTTTGATTAGATTAAACAATGTGTGGGTTAAGGAATCCCAAGTGCTGCTATCTGGATGGCGTTCAATCACACACATGATTAGGGGAAGAAGCTCCTGTGAATGcataaccaataaaaaaaataaaaatatgtctTCTATTAAAGGATCAATTTAAAGATCCATCATACAATGATAATatcaataatatatttatacacacatatataatatttatgtaCATATGAAAAAGTACAAGAAGCAAACCTCCCGATGGTTGATCAAAGCATATGGAACAATCTTCGGCAAAGCATCAGCAAGGATCTGAATGGTCTCTAGGCCCGGTAAAATATAAGCATAACTTTAGAAAAGGAATAGAAGGGAAAGGCAGTTCCAAAGCTTCTAAAAAATCATTCTATGTTCTATTATTCAAAATTTAGATGGGTATCCCATccaaaacgaaaagaaaaaggatgtgccaaccatggaagaaaaaaaacatgtcTAATCCGGTCCTCCTATAAAGGCATTGATGCAATAAAAGAAATGTAAAAGAAACTTGCCCTTTTCTCGGAAACATTTTCAGGACTAAGATTCTCTGACGTTAGGTGTAGGCTGCTGCCTAATGATGGTTCATCATTTTGTTCAAAATTGGTTGTCTCTGAAAAATCATGAgcttttgtggttttggattttAAACTTTCTAGTTCCATCTGCAATGATATAATTTCTTCCTTATCTTTCCAAGGACAGAGATTGGATTTGATCAGCATCAGCAGCTCCCATATTCCTTCCAGAACGATATACAATGCAGTGACTTGAGCTCTACAATCATTGAGCTCCTTTCTCTGGTGTTCCAACTTCCACCAAACTGATCACGTACGAAGCTATTTAGTGTTGGAATTAAATAGAATTTAGTTTTGATCAAGTGGTTGAGAAGGAAGAAACCAATAGGAAAGTGTATGTCTAGTCTCATAAGACAAGTGTATGCTTTAGATCTTTGTTTGTGAATCAAGGGCTTATATTGCTCTAGATTAGCTTGTAAGAGAAAAAATCCAATGTGTTgatatttaatgaaaatatcTGTGCTTGCTGCATGGACTGAAAAACCTTTCACATTCCTCTAAACTTTCTCTGTTTTCTTGTTCCTTGTCTACCTTCAGAAATACATCATACCAACCAAATTAACTCACCGGAATTTATCATGGCCTCAGAGCTTAGGTTCTGATCAATTTCAGGACTGGGCGTTTTTGTGTGTGCTTCGTATCTCTGAAAAGGAAAGGGGAAAAACATACCCAGATCGTGAAAATCTCATATGTTCTTACAAAGTCTCACATGGCTACTTCGAGCAGTGGAGGAGATCTGAGGGCTCCTTTTTTAATGGGATCAACTACGATTTTTGGTCCATCAAGATGAAGACCATATTCAAATCACATGATCTCTGGAGTTTGGTGGACAAGGGTTTTGAAACCGCAGAAACTAAAGATGATTCTAGCGATGAAGATCAACAGTCTGTGAGGAAGATAGCAATGAAAGTTAATGAAACCAGAGATGCAAAGGCTCTTGGTATCATTCAAGGGGCAGTGTCTGATGAGATGTTTCCTCGAATCTCAAACTTTGAAACCTCCAAGATTGCATGGGATGTTCTTCAACAAGAATTTCGTGGTGATAAAAAGGTTAGGTCTGTCAAACTACAATGTTTAAGAAGAGATTTTGAGTACACTAGGATGAATGATGGTGAAGCTCTATATGCTTATTTAACAAGATTGACTGACATTGTGAATCAAATGAAAGCTCTTGGTGAAGAACTGACAAACCAAAGATTAGTACAGAAGATACTTATTAGCTTGCCTAAATCCTATGATTCCATCACATCTATTATAGAAGAAACTAAGGACCTTGACTCCATTGAGGTTCAGGAGGTGATTGGTACATTGAAAGGCTATGAGCAGAGGTTAAATATGCACTCTGAAAACTTAGCTGAAAAGGCTTTTACTAGTCTAAGTGTGATTGAGAGAGATAGCAGTTACAAGGCTCAGGGGAACAActcaaatcaaaagaaattctggaaaggaaaagggaagaaatGGGACAACAACCATACTCCACAATCAAAATCAGAAACTAGCAATGATTCTACCAAAACCAAGTGTAAAATCTATGACAAATTACACTATGGTGTTTGCTGGTTCAAGGGAAAACCCAAATGCACCAAGTCTGACAGATTTGGCCATCTAGCAAAAGATTGTAATCCAAAAAGGAACCAAGCTGTCAACTATGCACATAGAGCAGAAGAAGATGAAGTAAATGTCTTTTATGCTTGTAGTGTTGCAAGAACTGAAAATAAGAGAGGAATCTGGTACATTGACAGTGGATGCAGTAATCATATGACTGCATATGAATCCTTGTTAATCAACATTGACAGAAGCTTCAATTGCAGAGTTAAAATGGGGAATGGACAACTAGTGGAAGCTACTGGAAAAGGAACTCTTGTTCTAGAGACAAAGGGTGGAagaagattcatcaaggatgtAATACTTGTACCAGGTCTTGATGAGAATCTCCTTAGTGTGGGACAGATGATTGCTCATGGTTACTTCTTACTTTTTGGAGACAATATAATGGAGATCTTTGATGACAGAAGCCTCCAAAACTTGGTAACACAAGTTGGCATGAcagaaaacaaaagttttccaCTTATGCTAGATTACAATGACTCAATTGCTCTAAAAGCAAGTGTTGCAGAAAACTCTTGGTTATGGCACAAGAGGTTTGGACATCTCAACTTTCACAGTTTAAAGAGATTGGAGAAACTACAAATGGTGACTGGTCTTCCTGAGTTACAAGAGACTAAAGAACCGTGTGAAGGTTGCATATTGGGGAAGCATCACAGGGACTCTTTTGAAACTAGAAATGCATGGAGAGCAAGCCAACCTCTAGAACTCATTCACacagatgtgtgtggtccaatgaAGACACCTACACTCAGTGGGAACAGATACTTTCTGTTATTCATTGATGACTGCACCAGGATGGTTTGGGTATATCTTATGAGAAACAAGAGTGAAGTCTTTTCAAtcttcaagaaattcaaagtgaTGGTTGAACTTCAGAGTGGTCTCAAGATCAAAAGACTAAGAAGCGACAGAGGTGGTGAATTCATGTCACTTGAGTTCCAAGAATTCTGTGAAGGAGCAGGATTACAGAAGCAATTGACAGTGGCCTACACACCACAGCAGAATGGTGTAGTTGAGAGGAAGAACATGACTGTGGTTGAAATGACCAAGTCAATGCTACATGATAAGAAAATGCCACTTTCTTTTTGGGGTAAGGCTGTCAATACATCTGTGTATCTCCTAAACAGGTGTCCAACTAAAGCACTTGAGAAGAAAACACCTTTTGAGGCATTTAGTGGCAGAAAACCAAGTGTGAAGCACTTGAAGGTGATCAATCTGCTATGCACAGATACCATCTCAATTAAGACACAAGCTTGAAATCAATAGTGTCAAGTGTGTTCTTGTAGGTTATAGAAGTTGTGAAAAGGGCTATAGGCTTTACAATATTGAGTCACATAAAGTGATTATCTCAAGGGATGTGGTGTTCAAGGAGAATGAAGCATGGAATTGGGAAACCAATAACATTGACACTATCTCATTTCCACTAGCAATGGAAGAAGCACAAGCTGAAGTGCAAAATGAGAATGAACCTGTTATACATGATGGAAGTCAAAATGACTTTTCAACTCCAACACAAGGATCTCAGTTCTCTACTTCAAATGCAGAAGGACAAGAATTACAGGATTCCTCCTTTGAAACAACTCCATTGAGAATGAGGAGTTTAAATGAGATTTATGCAGTGTGTAACTATTGTGTTGTTGAACCAGAGAGTTTTGAAGAAGCTGAGAATGATCAATCTTAGCAGAAAGCAATGAGTGAAGAAATTTCCATGATTGAGAAAAACTCTACTTGGAAATTGGTAAATAGACCGAGTGATAAACCTGTGATAGGTGTGAAATGGATCTACAAGACCAAACTGAATTTGGATGGATCAATACAGAAGaacaaagcaagattagttgccaaAGGCTACTCACAACAACCTGGGGTAGATTTCAATGAAACCTTTGCCCCAGTGGCAAGGTTAAATACCATTAGAACCTTGATTGCTCTTGCTGCCCAAAAGGGATGGAAACTTCACCAGTTAGATGTTAAATCAGCCTTTCTAAATGGCATTCTGGAGGAAGAAGTGTATGTGGATCAACCACAAGGATTTGAAGTACCAAATAAAGAAGAGAAGGTTTATAAGTTAAACAAAGCACTGTATGGACTCAAACAAGCCCTCAGGGCTTGGTACAGTGAGATAGACTCCTATTTCAGCAAGGGTGGATTTAACAAAAGTCCTAGTGAAGCTACATTATATACAAAAACTGGTGAGAACTCTGAGATGCTTATTGTgtctatatatgttgatgatgtggTCTTTACTGGTAATTGTGAAGAAATGATTGAAGAATTCAGAAGGGACATGATGAGACAATATGAGATGTCGGATCTTGGCTTGTTGCATCACTTCTTGGGAATTGGAGTAATACAAGAAGTTACTGAGATCTTCATACATCAACAGAAGTATGCACAATCATTGCTTGAAAGATTCAATCTGAAAGGATGTAAATCTGTGGCAACACCATTGATCACAAATGAGAAACTTTGTAAAGTGGATGGTTCTGAATCTGCTGATGAATGCTTATACAGAAGAATGGTTGGAAGTCTACTTTACTTGACTGCTACAAGACCTAACATTATGTATGCAGCTAGTCTCTTATCAAGGTTCATGCATAATCCCACAAGAATTCACATGGAAACTGCTAAGAGAGTACTAAGGTATATCTCAGGGACCTTGGACTATGGAATCAAGTATGAAAAGGGAGAAAAAGCAATTCTGGTAGGCTTCTGTGACAGCGATTGGGGTAGCAGTGAAGATGACATGAGAAGTACCTCAGGATATGCATTTACATTTGGTTCTGGGATATTTTCCTGGG belongs to Malus sylvestris chromosome 17, drMalSylv7.2, whole genome shotgun sequence and includes:
- the LOC126611954 gene encoding LOW QUALITY PROTEIN: uncharacterized protein LOC126611954 (The sequence of the model RefSeq protein was modified relative to this genomic sequence to represent the inferred CDS: inserted 1 base in 1 codon), translated to MINSVWWKLEHQRKELNDCRAQVTALYIVLEGIWELLMLIKSNLCPWKDKEEIISLQMELESLKSKTTKAHDFSETTNFEQNDEPSLGSSLHLTSENLSPENVSEKRILADALPKIVPYALINHREELLPLIMCVIERHPDSSTWDSLTHTLFNLIKRPDEQQRRIIMDACVNLAKNVGEMRTETEMLPQCWEQINHMYEERRLLVAQSCGEFAEFVRPEIRDSLILSIVQQFIEDSATVVREAAAHNLALLLPLFPTMDKYFKVEELMFQLVCDPSGVVVETTLKQLVPAVNKWGNKLDHILRXLLSHISSSVQRCPPLSGVEGSMESHLRVLGERERWNVDVLLRMLEEILPYVHQKAIEKCPVSSDPKTTGTIFSKSFLELYAGGHVQLPAFEWLHADCFPALIQLACLLPPKEDNLRNQITKFLLAVSELYGDSYLTHIMLPVFLLAVGEEAELTFFPSATHSGIKGLRPRTAVAKRLATMCVLPLLLACVLGGPSKHEQLAEYLRKLLVEGVPNQSMKYNAEIVDAVRFLCTFEDHHGMIFNLLWEMVVSSNIDMKINAANLLKVIVPYIDAKVASTHILPALVGSDQNLSVKYASIDAFGAVAQNFRNDMIVDKIRVQMDAFLEDGSHEAAIAVVRALVVAVPHTTDRLKDYLLSKIFQLTATPPSSDLMRRRERVNAFCEAIRALDATDISANSVRDFLMPAIQNLFRDSDALDPAHKEALEIIMKERSGGTFDTISKVMGAGLTSSVSSFFGEGGLLGKKESPEPPPEPVESPKATPSPPAEDTRLRRIMRGNFTDMLRGKAKGPEETQNQ